The following proteins come from a genomic window of Streptomyces sp. GS7:
- the glyA gene encoding serine hydroxymethyltransferase yields the protein MTAHPPAHPALHTADPELAALIGAEERLQADTLRLIPSENYVSAAVLEATGTVLQNKYSEGYAGRRYYEGQQNIDLVETLAVERAKAVFGVEHANVQPYSGSPANLAVYLAFAAPGDTVLGMSLPMGGHLTHGWGVSATGTWFNGVQYGVRADTGRIDFDEVRDLARKERPKIIFCGGTAVPRTIDFAAFGEIAREVGAVLVADIAHIAGLVAGGAHPSPVPHADVIATTTHKTLRGPRGAMLMSRATHAKAIDKAVFPGLQGGPHNHTTAAIAVALREAAAPSFRDYAHAVVANAKALAEALLARGFDLVSGGTDNHLVLIDLTSKEVPGKVAAKALDRAGIVVNYNTVPFDPRKPFDPSGIRIGTPSLTSRGLGTERMPQVAEWIDRGVSAAAKGDEEALAAIRTEVADLMAAHPAPGLASAG from the coding sequence ATGACGGCACATCCCCCTGCCCATCCCGCCCTGCACACCGCCGATCCCGAACTCGCCGCGCTGATCGGCGCCGAGGAGCGGCTCCAGGCCGACACCCTGCGGCTGATCCCCAGCGAGAACTACGTCTCGGCCGCCGTACTGGAGGCCACCGGCACCGTCCTGCAGAACAAGTACAGCGAGGGGTACGCGGGCCGTCGCTACTACGAGGGCCAGCAGAACATCGACCTCGTGGAGACCCTGGCCGTCGAGCGCGCCAAGGCCGTCTTCGGCGTCGAGCACGCCAACGTCCAGCCGTACTCCGGCTCACCCGCCAACCTCGCCGTCTACCTGGCCTTCGCCGCGCCCGGCGACACCGTGCTCGGCATGTCGCTGCCGATGGGCGGGCACCTCACGCACGGCTGGGGCGTCTCGGCGACCGGGACGTGGTTCAACGGCGTGCAGTACGGCGTCCGCGCCGACACCGGGCGGATCGACTTCGACGAGGTCCGCGACCTGGCCCGCAAGGAGCGCCCGAAGATCATCTTCTGCGGCGGTACGGCCGTGCCGCGCACCATCGACTTCGCCGCGTTCGGCGAGATCGCCCGCGAGGTCGGCGCGGTGCTCGTCGCCGACATCGCGCACATCGCCGGCCTGGTCGCGGGCGGCGCCCACCCCTCGCCGGTCCCGCACGCCGACGTGATCGCGACCACCACCCACAAGACCCTGCGCGGCCCCCGCGGCGCCATGCTGATGTCCCGCGCCACGCACGCCAAGGCCATCGACAAGGCCGTCTTCCCCGGCCTCCAGGGCGGCCCGCACAACCACACCACCGCCGCCATCGCGGTCGCCCTGCGCGAGGCCGCCGCCCCCTCCTTCCGGGACTACGCGCACGCCGTCGTCGCCAACGCCAAGGCGCTCGCCGAGGCACTGCTGGCCCGCGGCTTCGACCTGGTATCCGGCGGCACCGACAACCACCTGGTGCTGATCGACCTCACCTCCAAGGAAGTTCCGGGCAAGGTCGCCGCCAAGGCGCTGGACCGGGCCGGGATCGTCGTGAACTACAACACCGTGCCGTTCGACCCCCGTAAGCCCTTCGACCCGTCCGGGATCCGGATCGGCACCCCCTCGCTCACCTCCCGCGGGCTGGGCACCGAGCGGATGCCGCAGGTCGCGGAGTGGATCGACCGGGGCGTTTCGGCCGCCGCCAAGGGCGACGAGGAGGCGCTGGCGGCGATCCGCACGGAGGTGGCGGACCTGATGGCGGCCCACCCGGCGCCGGGTCTCGCGTCCGCCGGCTGA
- a CDS encoding decaprenylphospho-beta-D-erythro-pentofuranosid-2-ulose 2-reductase — MKDAFGSPQSLLVLGGTSEIGLATAARLAARRTRTVWLAGRPSPALEASAGRLRALGAQVRTVPFDALDTDRHEEVLGKVFAEGDLDMVLLAFGVLGDQPRDEREPSGAVRVAATNYTGALSAALICGRALRRQGHGSLVVLSSVAGERARRSNFVYGSSKAGLDALAQGLGDSLHGTGVHVLVVRPGFVHTKMTAGLPAAPLATTPEAVAEAIEHGLRRRSEVVWVPGALRCVMAVLRHVPRAVFRRLPL, encoded by the coding sequence GTGAAAGACGCCTTCGGCAGCCCCCAGTCCCTCCTCGTCCTCGGCGGCACCTCCGAGATCGGGCTGGCCACCGCCGCGCGCCTGGCCGCCCGGCGCACCCGCACCGTCTGGCTGGCCGGGCGGCCCTCCCCGGCGCTGGAGGCGTCGGCCGGGCGGCTGCGCGCGCTGGGCGCACAGGTCCGTACGGTCCCGTTCGACGCGCTGGACACCGACCGCCACGAGGAGGTGCTGGGCAAGGTCTTCGCCGAGGGCGACCTCGACATGGTGCTGCTGGCGTTCGGTGTGCTCGGCGACCAGCCGCGCGACGAGCGGGAGCCGTCCGGCGCGGTCCGGGTGGCGGCCACCAACTACACCGGCGCGCTGTCCGCCGCCCTGATCTGCGGCCGGGCGCTGCGCCGCCAGGGCCACGGCTCCCTCGTGGTGCTGTCCTCGGTCGCCGGTGAAAGGGCCCGCCGCTCGAACTTCGTCTACGGCTCCAGCAAGGCGGGCCTGGACGCCCTCGCGCAGGGACTCGGCGACTCGCTGCACGGCACCGGCGTGCACGTGCTGGTCGTCCGCCCCGGCTTCGTGCACACCAAGATGACGGCCGGGCTGCCCGCCGCGCCGCTGGCGACCACGCCGGAGGCGGTCGCCGAGGCGATCGAGCACGGGCTGCGGCGGCGGAGCGAGGTGGTGTGGGTGCCGGGGGCGCTGCGCTGTGTGATGGCGGTGCTGCGGCATGTGCCGCGGGCGGTGTTCCGCCGGCTTCCGCTGTGA
- a CDS encoding decaprenyl-phosphate phosphoribosyltransferase encodes MAERTALLEDEPRQPDPSAAPGATPAGRPRPLRLPLALLRTARPHQWVKNVLVAAAPAAAGRLFRLHTLTQLALVFVLFTAAAAAVYLINDARDAAADRAHPDKCHRPVAAGEVPVPLAHALGGLLALLAPAATAVLCNTATAVLIAVYVAIQLAYCIRLKHVLVVDLTVVTSGFLMRAMAGGLALGIPLSRWFLITAGFGALFMVAAKRYSEAVRMAGTKGETRALLREYTESYLRFVWQLAAGGAMLAYCLWALENDRPDTGLLPWRQLSMVPFLLAVLRYAVFADRGTADAPEDVLLRDRALAAIGLGWLAVYAMAVAHV; translated from the coding sequence ATGGCTGAGCGCACCGCCCTCCTTGAGGACGAGCCGCGGCAGCCCGACCCGTCGGCCGCCCCGGGAGCCACGCCGGCCGGCCGCCCGCGCCCGCTGCGCCTGCCGCTGGCCCTGCTGCGCACCGCGCGCCCGCACCAGTGGGTCAAGAACGTCCTCGTGGCCGCCGCCCCGGCCGCCGCGGGCCGCCTCTTCCGCCTCCACACCCTCACCCAGCTGGCGCTGGTCTTCGTCCTGTTCACCGCCGCCGCGGCCGCCGTCTACCTGATCAACGACGCCCGGGACGCCGCCGCCGACCGCGCCCACCCCGACAAGTGCCACCGCCCGGTCGCCGCCGGCGAGGTCCCCGTCCCGCTCGCCCACGCCCTCGGCGGACTGCTCGCCCTGCTCGCCCCGGCGGCCACCGCCGTCCTGTGCAACACCGCGACCGCGGTGCTCATCGCCGTCTACGTCGCGATCCAACTCGCCTACTGCATCCGCCTCAAGCACGTCCTCGTCGTCGATCTCACCGTCGTCACCAGCGGCTTCCTGATGCGCGCGATGGCCGGCGGACTGGCGCTCGGGATCCCGCTCTCCCGCTGGTTCCTGATCACCGCGGGGTTCGGCGCGCTGTTCATGGTCGCCGCCAAGCGCTACTCCGAGGCGGTCCGGATGGCCGGCACCAAGGGCGAGACCCGGGCCCTGCTGCGCGAGTACACCGAGAGCTACCTCCGCTTCGTCTGGCAGCTGGCGGCCGGCGGCGCGATGCTCGCGTACTGCCTGTGGGCCCTGGAGAACGACCGGCCGGACACCGGCCTGCTGCCCTGGCGCCAGCTGTCGATGGTGCCGTTCCTCCTCGCCGTCCTGCGCTACGCGGTCTTCGCCGACCGCGGCACCGCCGACGCCCCCGAAGACGTCCTCCTCCGCGACCGCGCCCTGGCCGCCATCGGCCTCGGCTGGCTCGCGGTGTACGCGATGGCCGTCGCCCACGTCTGA
- the trpS gene encoding tryptophan--tRNA ligase, with the protein MALESPRVLSGIQPTAGSFHLGNYLGAVRQWVALQETHDAFYMVVDLHAITVPQDPAELRRNTRVAAAQLLAAGLDPERCTLFVQSHVPEHAQLGWVMNCVTGFGEASRMTQFKDKAAKQGADRTTVGLFTYPVLMVADILLYQADQVPVGEDQRQHLELTRDLAERFNTRFGQTFTMPNPYIVKETAKIFDLQDPSIKMSKSASSPKGIVDLLDDPKVTAKKIKSAVTDTDTVIRFDREAKPGVSNLLTILSTLTGQDIPSLERSYEGKMYGALKTDLAEVMVDFVTPFRDRTQEYLDDPETLDTILAKGAEKARAVAAETLATAYDRLGFLPAKR; encoded by the coding sequence ATGGCTCTCGAAAGTCCGCGTGTACTCTCCGGTATTCAGCCCACCGCCGGCTCCTTCCACCTCGGCAACTACCTCGGTGCGGTGCGCCAGTGGGTGGCGCTGCAGGAGACCCACGACGCGTTCTACATGGTGGTCGACCTGCACGCGATCACCGTGCCGCAGGACCCGGCGGAGCTGCGCCGCAACACCCGGGTCGCCGCCGCCCAGCTGCTGGCCGCCGGCCTCGACCCGGAGCGCTGCACGCTCTTCGTGCAGAGCCATGTGCCCGAGCACGCGCAGCTCGGCTGGGTCATGAACTGCGTCACCGGCTTCGGCGAGGCGTCCCGGATGACGCAGTTCAAGGACAAGGCGGCCAAGCAGGGCGCGGACCGCACCACGGTCGGCCTGTTCACCTACCCCGTGCTGATGGTCGCCGACATCCTTCTCTACCAGGCCGACCAGGTCCCGGTGGGCGAGGACCAGCGCCAGCACCTGGAGCTGACCCGCGACCTCGCCGAGCGCTTCAACACCCGCTTCGGCCAGACCTTCACGATGCCGAACCCATACATCGTCAAGGAGACCGCGAAGATCTTCGACCTCCAGGACCCGTCGATCAAGATGAGCAAGTCGGCGTCCTCGCCCAAGGGCATCGTCGACCTCCTCGACGACCCCAAGGTCACCGCGAAGAAGATCAAGAGCGCCGTCACCGACACCGACACGGTCATCCGCTTCGACCGCGAGGCCAAGCCCGGCGTCAGCAACCTGCTCACCATCCTCTCCACCCTCACCGGCCAGGACATCCCGTCGCTGGAGCGCTCCTACGAGGGCAAGATGTACGGCGCGCTGAAGACCGACCTGGCAGAGGTGATGGTCGACTTCGTCACACCGTTCCGGGACCGTACGCAGGAATATCTGGACGACCCCGAGACGCTGGACACGATCCTGGCCAAGGGCGCCGAGAAGGCCCGCGCGGTGGCGGCCGAGACCCTCGCCACCGCCTACGACCGCCTCGGGTTCCTGCCGGCCAAGCGCTGA
- a CDS encoding GtrA family protein produces the protein MSDRPTSRPAAPVRRGLRGELLGFALAGGCAYAVDLALFVWLRGAAGAGPVCAKTLSFLAGCLVAYVGNAVGTYRGAAADDSRPRQFGVFVVVNVAGALVQLLCLGVSHYLLGLTSPRADVVSGAGIGMALGTCLRFWGTRKLVFRIDRETCHGRATRA, from the coding sequence ATGAGCGACCGCCCCACCTCCCGGCCCGCCGCCCCCGTGCGGCGCGGGCTGCGCGGCGAGTTGCTCGGCTTCGCCCTCGCCGGCGGCTGCGCGTACGCCGTCGACCTGGCCCTGTTCGTGTGGCTGCGCGGTGCGGCCGGTGCCGGCCCGGTGTGTGCGAAGACGCTGTCGTTCCTCGCGGGTTGCCTGGTCGCCTACGTGGGCAACGCCGTGGGCACCTACCGCGGCGCCGCCGCGGACGACAGCCGCCCGCGGCAGTTCGGCGTCTTCGTCGTGGTGAACGTGGCCGGCGCCCTGGTCCAACTCCTCTGCCTGGGCGTTTCCCACTACCTGCTCGGCCTGACCTCACCGCGCGCCGATGTGGTCTCCGGCGCGGGAATCGGCATGGCGCTGGGTACGTGCCTGCGCTTCTGGGGTACGCGGAAGCTAGTGTTCCGGATCGACCGGGAGACCTGCCACGGGAGGGCGACGCGGGCATGA
- a CDS encoding 2'-5' RNA ligase family protein: MGTVTLGVSLAVPEPYGSFLQRKRESFGDPAASGIPTHITLLPPTEADADGLPGIERHLAEVAAACRPFPLRLEGTDTFRPLSPVVYVKLAEGASGCTALQDRVRAASGPCARELQFPYHPHVTVAHGIAEDAMDRAQTELADFSATWTAGGFALYEKGPDEVWRLQREYPFGGAGRTGGPAVAVPRQAGETDRSRPPAPSC; encoded by the coding sequence GTGGGGACCGTCACGCTCGGCGTTTCGCTCGCGGTCCCGGAGCCGTACGGCAGCTTCCTCCAGCGGAAGCGCGAGAGCTTCGGGGACCCGGCCGCCTCCGGCATCCCCACCCACATCACCCTCCTCCCGCCGACCGAGGCCGACGCCGACGGCCTCCCCGGCATCGAGCGGCACCTCGCCGAGGTGGCCGCCGCCTGCCGCCCCTTCCCGCTCCGCCTGGAGGGCACGGACACCTTCCGGCCGCTCTCGCCCGTCGTGTACGTGAAGCTGGCCGAGGGAGCGAGCGGCTGCACCGCCCTCCAGGACCGGGTGCGCGCCGCCTCCGGGCCCTGCGCCCGCGAGCTCCAGTTCCCGTACCACCCGCACGTCACCGTCGCGCACGGCATCGCCGAGGACGCCATGGACCGCGCGCAGACGGAGCTGGCCGACTTCTCCGCCACCTGGACGGCCGGCGGCTTCGCGCTCTACGAGAAGGGGCCCGACGAGGTCTGGCGCCTCCAGCGCGAGTATCCCTTCGGCGGCGCGGGCCGCACCGGCGGACCCGCGGTGGCGGTGCCCCGGCAGGCCGGCGAGACGGACCGCTCCCGCCCGCCCGCGCCCTCCTGCTGA
- a CDS encoding phosphatase PAP2 family protein codes for MDHRLLLALRDCGTNPRIATATRALSRIGEHGALWLAVGLAGAAADRPRRAAWLRGTALIAAAHLAGAGVKQAVRRPRPRLPDRPPLVGTVGGHSFPSAHATSAAAAVVALRGLGPPGTRTGAGLRTALPVLAGAVCVSRVVAGVHYPTDIAAGVALGALTARLGAGWMHAAGAGTPGSGAAHGGPHG; via the coding sequence ATGGACCACCGCCTGCTCCTGGCCCTGCGCGACTGCGGTACGAACCCGCGGATCGCGACCGCCACCCGCGCCCTCTCCCGTATCGGCGAACACGGCGCGCTGTGGCTCGCCGTCGGACTCGCGGGCGCCGCCGCCGACCGGCCGCGGCGCGCCGCCTGGCTGCGCGGCACCGCCCTGATCGCCGCCGCCCACCTGGCCGGCGCCGGCGTCAAACAGGCCGTCCGCCGCCCCCGCCCCCGCCTCCCGGACCGGCCGCCCCTGGTCGGCACGGTGGGCGGCCACTCCTTCCCCAGCGCACACGCCACCTCCGCCGCCGCGGCGGTCGTCGCGCTGCGCGGACTCGGCCCGCCCGGTACGCGGACCGGTGCCGGGCTGCGCACCGCGCTGCCCGTCCTGGCCGGTGCGGTCTGCGTCTCCCGGGTGGTGGCCGGCGTCCACTACCCCACCGACATCGCGGCCGGCGTCGCCCTCGGCGCGCTCACCGCACGGCTGGGCGCGGGATGGATGCACGCGGCCGGCGCGGGGACGCCGGGGAGCGGAGCGGCGCACGGCGGCCCCCATGGCTGA
- a CDS encoding FAD-binding oxidoreductase, which yields MPPPDTASRTLTGWGRTAPSAARIVRPGSVAEAVAAVRDCGPRGGIPRGLGRAYGDAAQNAGGTVWDMTGLDRVLSVDAEAGVVVCEAGVSLHRLMRVLLPLGWFVPVTPGTRYVTVGGAVGADIHGKNHHVAGSFSRHVRSLELLTADGEVRTAAPGSDLFTATCGGMGLTGAILSASVQLLPVRTSLMTVDTERARDLDDVMARLDAEDHRYRYSVAWIDLLARGRALGRAVLTRGDHAPPGALSPRARRDPLAFRPAQLPPAPRHLPRGLLNRHSVALFNALWYRTAPRRRTGELRGLAAFFHPLDGLPHWNRVYGRGGFVQYQFVVPYGQEDALRRIVLRIADRRCPSFLAVLKRFGAADPGWLSFPAPGWTLALDVPAGLPGLGGFLDELDERVASAGGRVYLAKDSRLRPDLLAAMYPRLPDFRALRAELDPRGVFTSDLARRLGIAHRPGR from the coding sequence ATGCCGCCACCCGACACCGCCTCCCGCACCCTCACCGGCTGGGGCCGTACCGCCCCCAGCGCGGCCCGGATCGTACGGCCCGGATCGGTGGCCGAGGCGGTCGCCGCGGTGCGCGACTGCGGTCCGCGCGGCGGCATCCCGCGCGGGCTCGGCCGGGCGTACGGCGATGCCGCGCAGAACGCCGGCGGCACCGTCTGGGACATGACGGGGCTGGACCGCGTCCTGTCCGTCGACGCGGAGGCGGGGGTGGTGGTCTGCGAGGCGGGGGTGAGCCTGCACCGGCTGATGCGGGTGCTGCTGCCGCTGGGGTGGTTCGTACCGGTCACGCCGGGGACCCGCTATGTGACCGTCGGCGGCGCCGTCGGCGCCGACATCCACGGCAAGAACCACCATGTCGCGGGGTCCTTCTCACGGCATGTGCGGTCCCTGGAACTGCTCACCGCGGACGGCGAGGTCCGCACCGCGGCCCCGGGCTCCGACCTCTTCACCGCCACCTGCGGCGGGATGGGACTGACCGGCGCCATCCTCTCCGCGAGCGTCCAACTCCTGCCCGTACGGACCTCGTTGATGACGGTCGACACCGAACGTGCCCGGGACCTGGACGATGTGATGGCCCGGCTGGACGCCGAGGACCACCGCTACCGCTACTCCGTCGCCTGGATCGACCTGCTGGCGCGCGGCCGGGCGCTGGGCCGGGCGGTCCTCACCCGCGGCGACCACGCGCCGCCCGGCGCGCTGTCGCCGCGCGCCCGCCGCGATCCGCTCGCCTTCCGCCCGGCGCAGCTGCCGCCCGCCCCGCGCCACCTCCCGCGGGGGCTGCTCAACCGGCACTCCGTCGCCCTCTTCAACGCGCTCTGGTACCGCACCGCGCCGCGCCGCCGGACCGGTGAACTCCGCGGGCTCGCCGCCTTCTTCCACCCGCTGGACGGTCTGCCGCACTGGAACCGCGTCTACGGGCGCGGCGGCTTCGTCCAGTACCAGTTCGTCGTGCCGTACGGCCAGGAGGACGCGCTGCGCCGGATCGTGCTGCGGATCGCGGACCGGCGCTGCCCGTCCTTCCTCGCGGTCCTCAAGCGCTTCGGGGCCGCCGATCCGGGCTGGCTGTCGTTCCCGGCCCCGGGGTGGACGCTGGCGCTGGACGTCCCCGCCGGACTGCCGGGCCTGGGTGGCTTCCTGGACGAGCTGGACGAGCGGGTCGCGTCGGCCGGCGGCCGGGTCTACCTGGCGAAGGACTCCCGGCTGCGGCCCGACCTGCTCGCCGCGATGTACCCCCGGCTCCCCGACTTCCGCGCCCTGCGCGCCGAGCTCGACCCGCGCGGGGTCTTCACCTCGGATCTCGCCCGCCGGCTCGGCATCGCGCACCGGCCGGGCCGTTAG
- a CDS encoding GNAT family N-acetyltransferase: MDAADDIAERTAVPGRLTGELMVRHPAPADHARLQVALAGWWGGLGGEAGALQRQLLVPRLFLQHFAGTSFLVERADGTLHAFLIGFLSQTEPDTAYIHFVGVCPDGKRGGVGSALYRRFFALAREAGRTRVRCITSPNNHDSIAYHTRMGFRLEPGDRTGDDGVPVHTDYDGPGLDRVSFVREL; encoded by the coding sequence GTGGACGCAGCCGACGACATAGCCGAACGCACCGCCGTACCGGGCCGATTGACCGGCGAGCTGATGGTGCGCCACCCCGCGCCGGCGGACCATGCGCGGCTCCAGGTGGCGCTGGCCGGCTGGTGGGGCGGGCTCGGCGGGGAGGCCGGGGCGCTGCAACGGCAGTTGCTCGTACCGCGGTTGTTCCTGCAGCACTTCGCCGGGACGAGCTTCCTGGTCGAGCGGGCCGACGGGACGCTGCACGCGTTCCTGATCGGCTTCCTGTCGCAGACGGAACCGGACACCGCGTACATCCACTTCGTGGGAGTGTGCCCCGACGGCAAGCGCGGCGGCGTCGGCAGCGCCCTCTACCGGCGCTTCTTCGCCCTCGCCCGGGAGGCCGGACGGACCCGGGTCCGCTGCATCACCAGCCCCAACAACCACGACTCGATCGCTTACCACACCCGTATGGGGTTCCGGCTGGAGCCGGGCGACCGGACCGGGGACGACGGGGTGCCGGTGCACACGGACTACGACGGTCCGGGGCTCGACCGGGTGTCGTTCGTAAGGGAGTTGTGA
- a CDS encoding YihY/virulence factor BrkB family protein, translated as MKGVRGVRGNGDGDGGGDGGGDRGAGGEREPGADQGGGEGGNPFAWLTRLPVVGPALAPAVDRLLASHLWRAYARMLRVHWTRLAAAITFTSFIALFPLLTVGAAIGAAALTDGQLHKLEAQLAEQIPGISRQLDIAGLVDNAGTVGLIAGVILLFTGVGWVRSLRDCLRAVWEAPDEKGNFFLDKLRDGGLLLGLGAVALVSVGCSAFASAAVGRAVEAMGLPEGGAAGGLLTAAGFCIAVLADFALLAYVLTKLPGAHPPRRAVITAGLIGAIGFELLKLLLSGYLRGVAARSMYGAFGTPIALLLWINFTAKLLVFCASWTATQRPEPEPEPAPGA; from the coding sequence ATGAAGGGCGTACGGGGCGTTCGGGGGAACGGGGACGGGGACGGCGGAGGGGACGGGGGAGGTGACCGCGGGGCCGGCGGGGAGCGGGAGCCCGGCGCGGACCAGGGGGGCGGCGAGGGGGGCAACCCGTTCGCCTGGCTGACGCGGCTCCCCGTCGTCGGCCCGGCGCTGGCTCCCGCCGTCGACCGGCTGCTCGCCTCCCACCTCTGGCGCGCCTACGCGCGGATGCTCCGCGTCCACTGGACCCGGCTCGCCGCCGCCATCACCTTCACCAGCTTCATCGCGCTCTTCCCACTGCTCACCGTCGGCGCCGCGATCGGCGCAGCCGCCCTCACCGACGGGCAGTTGCACAAGCTGGAGGCCCAGCTCGCCGAGCAGATCCCCGGCATCTCCCGGCAGCTCGACATCGCCGGACTGGTCGACAACGCCGGCACGGTGGGGCTGATCGCCGGTGTGATCCTGCTCTTCACCGGCGTGGGCTGGGTCCGGTCGCTGCGCGACTGCCTGCGCGCCGTATGGGAGGCACCCGACGAGAAGGGCAACTTCTTCCTCGACAAGCTCCGCGACGGCGGGCTGCTGCTCGGCCTCGGCGCGGTCGCCCTGGTCTCGGTCGGCTGCTCGGCCTTCGCGTCCGCGGCGGTCGGCAGGGCGGTCGAGGCGATGGGGCTGCCGGAGGGCGGCGCGGCCGGCGGCCTGCTGACGGCCGCCGGCTTCTGCATCGCGGTGCTCGCCGACTTCGCGCTGCTCGCGTACGTGCTGACCAAGCTCCCCGGCGCCCATCCGCCGCGCCGCGCCGTCATCACCGCCGGCCTCATCGGCGCGATCGGCTTCGAGCTGCTGAAGCTGCTGCTCAGCGGCTATCTGCGGGGCGTCGCGGCGCGCAGCATGTACGGCGCGTTCGGCACCCCGATCGCGCTCCTGCTGTGGATCAACTTCACCGCGAAGCTGCTGGTCTTCTGCGCGTCCTGGACGGCGACCCAGCGGCCGGAGCCGGAGCCGGAGCCCGCCCCCGGCGCGTAG
- the rocD gene encoding ornithine--oxo-acid transaminase, protein MTSPEEFLAAAEAHSAHNYHPLPVVVATAEGAWMTDVAGRRYLDMLAGYSALNFGHGNRRLLDAARAQLERVTLTSRAFHHDRFADFCAQLAELCGMELVLPMNTGAEAVETAIKTARKWGYRVKGVRDGRAKIVVADNNFHGRTTTIVSFSTDPEARDDFGPYTPGFAIVPYGDLAALEAVVDDDTVAVLLEPIQGEAGVLVPPPGYLAGVRALTRARNVLFIADEIQSGLGRTGRTFACEHEGVVPDMYVLGKALGGGVVPVSAVVSSREVLGVFRPGEHGSTFGGNPLACAVALEVIAILRTGELQQRAAELGDHLHRELAPLVERGAADAVRGRGLWAGVDVNPSRGDGRTVSERLLARGVLVKDTHGATIRIAPPLVISREDLDWGLERVREVLGV, encoded by the coding sequence GTGACGTCCCCGGAAGAGTTCCTCGCCGCCGCCGAGGCCCACAGCGCGCACAACTACCACCCGCTGCCCGTCGTCGTGGCCACCGCCGAAGGTGCCTGGATGACGGATGTGGCCGGCCGGCGCTATCTGGACATGCTCGCCGGGTACTCCGCGCTGAACTTCGGGCACGGCAACCGCCGCCTGCTGGACGCCGCCCGCGCCCAGCTGGAGCGGGTCACCCTCACCTCCCGCGCCTTCCACCACGACCGCTTCGCCGACTTCTGCGCCCAGCTCGCCGAGCTGTGCGGGATGGAACTCGTCCTGCCGATGAACACCGGCGCCGAGGCCGTGGAGACGGCGATCAAGACGGCCCGCAAGTGGGGCTACCGGGTCAAGGGCGTCCGGGACGGCCGGGCGAAGATCGTCGTCGCCGACAACAACTTCCACGGCCGCACCACCACCATCGTCTCCTTCTCCACCGACCCCGAGGCGCGCGACGACTTCGGCCCGTACACCCCCGGCTTCGCGATCGTGCCGTACGGCGACCTGGCGGCGCTGGAGGCGGTGGTCGACGACGACACGGTGGCGGTGCTGCTGGAGCCGATCCAGGGCGAGGCGGGCGTCCTCGTCCCACCGCCCGGCTACCTGGCCGGGGTACGCGCGCTCACCCGGGCCCGGAACGTGCTGTTCATCGCCGACGAGATCCAGTCCGGCCTGGGCCGTACGGGCAGGACCTTCGCCTGCGAGCACGAGGGCGTGGTGCCCGACATGTACGTCCTCGGCAAGGCGCTGGGCGGCGGGGTGGTGCCGGTGTCGGCGGTGGTGTCCTCCCGCGAGGTGCTCGGGGTGTTCCGGCCCGGCGAGCACGGCTCGACGTTCGGCGGCAATCCGCTCGCCTGCGCCGTGGCGCTGGAGGTCATCGCGATCCTCCGCACCGGCGAACTCCAGCAGCGCGCGGCGGAGTTGGGCGACCACCTGCACCGCGAACTGGCGCCGCTGGTGGAACGCGGCGCGGCCGACGCGGTACGCGGGCGCGGCCTGTGGGCCGGGGTGGACGTCAACCCGTCACGCGGCGACGGCCGCACCGTCTCGGAACGCCTGCTGGCTCGCGGCGTCCTGGTCAAGGACACCCACGGCGCGACGATCCGCATCGCCCCGCCACTGGTGATCAGCAGGGAGGACCTGGACTGGGGGCTGGAGCGGGTGCGGGAGGTGTTGGGGGTGTGA